One Dehalococcoidia bacterium genomic window, GTTGTATACGGCGGCGCCGGCGACGAGGATATCGGCCCCGGCCGCAACGCACCGGGGCGCGGTCGTCAGGTTCACGCCCCCGTCGACCTCGATGGCCAGGCTCAAAGACCGCCGGAGGCGCTCGGCGGCAAGCCACTTCACCTTCTCGAGACAAGCCTCGATGAACGGCTGGCCGCCCCAGCCCGGGTTGACGGTCATGACAATGACTTGGTCGGCCTCGGGTACGACATCGGCAAGTGCCGAGACGGGCGTCCCCGGGTTCAGGCAGACTCCGGCGCG contains:
- a CDS encoding ribulose-phosphate 3-epimerase, which produces RAGVCLNPGTPVSALADVVPEADQVIVMTVNPGWGGQPFIEACLEKVKWLAAERLRRSLSLAIEVDGGVNLTTAPRCVAAGADILVAGAAVYNDKASIAENMAALLAALREPQG